Proteins from a genomic interval of Callospermophilus lateralis isolate mCalLat2 chromosome 1, mCalLat2.hap1, whole genome shotgun sequence:
- the Kctd6 gene encoding BTB/POZ domain-containing protein KCTD6 has protein sequence MDNGDWGYMMTDPVTLNVGGHLYTTSLTTLTRYPDSMLGAMFGGDFPTARDPQGNYFIDRDGPLFRYVLNFLRTSELTLPLDFKEFDLLRKEADFYQIEPLIQCLNDPKPLYPMDTFEEVVELSSTRKLSKYSNPVAVIITQLTITTKVHSLLEGISNYFTKWNKHMMDTRDCQVSFTFGPCDYHQEVSLRVHLMEYITKQGFTIRNTRVHHMSERANENTVEHNWTFCRLARKTDD, from the exons ATGGATAATGGAGACTGGGGCTATATG atGACTGACCCAGTCACGTTAAATGTAGGTGGACACTTGTATACGACGTCTCTCACCACATTGACACGTTATCCAGATTCCATGCTTGGAGCTATGTTTgggggggacttccccacagctcgAGACCCTCAAGGCAATTACTTCATTGATCGAGATGGACCTCTTTTCCGATACGTCCTCAACTTCTTAAGAACTTCAGAATTGACCTTACCCCTGGATTTTAAGGAATTTGATCTGCTTCGGAAAGAAGCAGATTTTTATCAGATCGAGCCCTTGATTCAATGTCTCAACGACCCAAAGCCTTTGTATCCTATGGATACTTTTGAAGAGGTTGTGGAGCTCTCTAGTACCCGGAAGCTTTCTAAGTACTCCAATCCAGTGGCTGTTATCATAACTCAATTAACCATCACCACCAAGGTCCATTCCTTACTAGAAGGCATCTCAAATTATTTTACCAAGTGGAATAAGCACATGATGGACACCAGAGACTGCCAggtttcctttacttttggaccCTGTGATTATCACCAGGAAGTTTCTCTGCGGGTCCACCTCATGGAATACATTACAAAACAAGGTTTCACGATCCGCAACACTCGCGTGCATCACATGAGTGAGCGGGCCAATGAGAACACAGTGGAGCACAACTGGACTTTCTGTAGACTAGCCCGGAAGACGGATGACTGA